The proteins below are encoded in one region of Deltaproteobacteria bacterium:
- the pbpC gene encoding penicillin-binding protein 1C encodes MKRKFIIAVLLAVAPFFAGIGFIELFRYTARVNPIKSGDIGRAQYLSVYDRNGILLQEVRTRDGKFVPVDVKEVSRHFINAVIAAEDKRFFKHSGIDWFAVGRAAYQNILSGKTRSGASTITLQFAKMQNPGQRTFARKIGEMKTAYRLEAGMTKEEILSGYISRLPFGNQLFGVEAASLNYFGKRANALSLAQSAFLAAIPNAPSEFNPYKNYEGIKKRQRLILFRMKEEGYISAEDAKIAQRERISVNDIRPLNHAPHFVQALLPRIADERNKVVTTLDLNIQNMAVQQVRDIVNELKDRQVTNAAAIVIDNRSGDILAYVGSADFWDEAGLGQNDGVTALRQPGSALKPFIYSLAIERGMTTATLLEDIEAHYSTPIGDFSPKNYSRRFHGPVRLREALANSLNIPAVKVVENIGVDNVLAGLKEFGFLSLKKDAGYYGAGIVLGNGDVSLYELARAYTALSRGGAAIPLKEILEPEGALGYDNFKSRHVSLPRYIYLITDILKDPYARAMEFGLDSVIKMPFPCAVKTGTSRNYRDNWSIGYTTDYTVGVWVGNFDGAAMQQISGVEGAGPLFRRIMMKLYENKWPEEFLKPDDLVEVEICPLSGKAKGYACPSGVKEIFLKQEMAMIDQTPCNMHRILMADAGTGEPVIEDGLYQSNNQGVNNLEERVFEDMPPVYEPWQREGKRQSAPHELSLFRKGDEFSIISPAHDAAYKRLTDLSPEYQTIRFEAVGAPPNVPVRWIVNGKTAGITTLQHVMDWPANSGEFSLLAVPEARKELSREVRFMVR; translated from the coding sequence TAGATATACAGCCCGCGTCAATCCTATAAAATCCGGCGACATCGGACGCGCGCAGTATCTGAGCGTATATGACAGGAACGGCATTCTCTTGCAGGAGGTAAGGACCAGAGACGGCAAATTTGTGCCTGTAGATGTAAAAGAGGTCTCACGGCATTTTATAAATGCCGTGATTGCAGCAGAGGATAAAAGATTTTTTAAACACAGCGGCATTGACTGGTTTGCAGTAGGCAGGGCCGCATATCAAAACATACTCTCCGGCAAAACCCGATCAGGGGCATCAACAATTACCTTGCAATTTGCCAAGATGCAAAATCCCGGTCAGAGAACCTTTGCCAGAAAAATAGGGGAGATGAAGACCGCATACAGGCTTGAAGCAGGGATGACAAAAGAGGAGATACTTTCCGGTTACATAAGCAGGCTTCCTTTTGGCAATCAACTGTTTGGCGTTGAGGCTGCGTCTTTAAATTATTTCGGGAAAAGGGCTAATGCCCTAAGCCTTGCCCAGTCTGCATTTCTGGCAGCCATACCCAATGCCCCTTCAGAATTTAATCCCTATAAAAATTACGAGGGTATAAAAAAGCGGCAGAGGCTCATCCTTTTCCGTATGAAAGAAGAAGGCTATATCAGCGCAGAGGATGCAAAAATAGCGCAAAGGGAAAGGATATCAGTAAATGACATAAGGCCGTTAAACCATGCCCCTCATTTTGTGCAGGCGCTGCTCCCCCGCATAGCTGATGAGAGAAATAAGGTTGTAACGACTCTGGATCTGAATATCCAGAATATGGCTGTTCAGCAGGTAAGGGATATTGTCAATGAATTAAAGGACAGACAGGTTACCAATGCCGCTGCAATTGTAATTGATAACAGGAGTGGAGATATTCTGGCTTATGTGGGTTCAGCAGATTTCTGGGACGAGGCCGGTCTTGGCCAGAATGACGGCGTTACTGCCCTTCGTCAGCCTGGTTCTGCTTTGAAGCCTTTTATTTACAGCCTTGCCATTGAGCGCGGCATGACCACCGCAACCCTTTTGGAAGACATAGAGGCGCATTATTCAACCCCTATAGGCGACTTTTCTCCGAAAAATTACAGTCGCCGGTTTCACGGCCCTGTAAGATTAAGAGAGGCCCTTGCCAATTCCCTTAATATCCCGGCAGTAAAGGTGGTTGAAAATATTGGCGTGGATAATGTGCTCGCAGGGTTAAAGGAGTTTGGATTTTTATCTTTAAAAAAGGATGCGGGGTATTATGGGGCTGGTATCGTGCTCGGAAACGGCGATGTGAGCCTATATGAATTAGCAAGGGCGTATACTGCTCTATCCAGAGGCGGCGCAGCAATACCTTTGAAAGAGATTTTAGAGCCGGAAGGCGCGCTGGGATATGATAATTTTAAGTCCAGGCATGTTTCTCTTCCGCGATATATTTATCTTATTACTGACATTTTAAAAGATCCTTATGCCAGGGCAATGGAATTCGGTCTGGATTCTGTTATAAAGATGCCGTTTCCTTGCGCTGTCAAGACAGGCACATCCAGAAATTATCGCGATAATTGGAGCATCGGTTATACGACAGACTATACCGTAGGTGTGTGGGTCGGCAATTTTGACGGCGCGGCCATGCAGCAGATTTCAGGCGTTGAAGGCGCAGGCCCGCTTTTCAGAAGAATAATGATGAAGCTTTACGAAAATAAATGGCCGGAGGAGTTTCTAAAGCCTGATGACCTTGTTGAAGTTGAGATATGCCCTTTGTCAGGAAAGGCAAAAGGCTATGCCTGTCCTTCCGGCGTAAAGGAGATATTTCTGAAACAGGAAATGGCAATGATTGACCAGACTCCTTGTAATATGCACAGGATTCTTATGGCAGATGCCGGCACAGGCGAACCTGTTATAGAAGACGGCTTATATCAGAGTAATAATCAGGGGGTTAATAATCTGGAAGAGCGGGTGTTTGAGGATATGCCTCCGGTTTATGAGCCGTGGCAGAGAGAGGGAAAGAGGCAGTCGGCGCCTCATGAATTGTCTTTATTCAGGAAGGGTGATGAATTTTCCATAATAAGCCCGGCACACGATGCAGCCTACAAGCGGCTTACTGATCTTTCGCCGGAATACCAGACAATCCGTTTTGAGGCAGTCGGCGCGCCGCCCAATGTCCCTGTCCGCTGGATTGTCAACGGCAAAACCGCAGGCATAACTACCTTGCAGCATGTAATGGACTGGCCGGCAAATAGCGGAGAGTTTAGCCTTTTGGCCGTGCCTGAGGCGAGGAAAGAACTTTCGCGGGAAGTTAGATTTATGGTGAGATAA
- a CDS encoding MmgE/PrpD family protein: MAEKTIARRLAEYAHSLQFTDLPDEVVHEVKRRLIDSIGCILGAFNSEPAKIARKIAGTVKGDAAIFGANIKTTPDLAAFANGVAVRYLDYNDTYLSKEPAHPSDNISACLAVAEAENKTGKDLITAIVLAYEVQCRLCDAASLRQRGWDHVTYGAFSSTLAAAKLMGLSIEKTVHALGLAGVANIALRQTRVGELSMWKGCAFANTARNAVFAANLARHGMTGPAPIFEGEKGFTKQVSGPFELKELGNGKRRPFKILDAYIKFYPAEYHSQSAIEAAIELRKEIAGQGFSPADDIQSIEIRTFDAAYEIIGSGPEKWNPKTRETADHSLPYCAAVALIDGGVGLNQFSENRIKDSKLHKLIQKVKVIKDKGLTNQYPEAMPNLIKITMRDGRQFSNKVKYPKGHPKKPMTDDEVEEKFRTLAKGNISGQNIDHLLDVLWRIEEIKNINKLFSKRLCLRS, translated from the coding sequence ATGGCTGAAAAAACCATCGCCAGAAGACTGGCAGAATATGCCCACAGTTTACAATTTACTGACCTCCCCGATGAAGTTGTCCATGAAGTGAAAAGGAGACTGATAGATTCCATCGGCTGCATCCTCGGCGCATTTAACAGCGAGCCTGCTAAAATTGCAAGGAAGATTGCCGGGACAGTAAAAGGGGACGCTGCTATTTTTGGCGCAAATATCAAAACAACCCCCGACCTTGCAGCGTTTGCAAATGGCGTTGCTGTCCGCTATCTGGATTATAACGATACATATCTTTCAAAAGAGCCTGCTCATCCAAGCGATAATATATCTGCCTGCCTCGCTGTTGCAGAGGCTGAAAATAAAACAGGGAAGGATTTGATTACAGCTATTGTCCTTGCCTATGAAGTTCAGTGCAGGCTGTGCGATGCGGCATCTTTAAGGCAAAGAGGATGGGATCATGTTACATACGGAGCGTTTTCTTCTACCCTTGCAGCAGCCAAACTTATGGGTTTAAGTATTGAGAAAACCGTGCATGCGTTGGGTCTCGCAGGTGTTGCAAATATTGCGCTCAGGCAGACAAGGGTAGGTGAGCTTTCCATGTGGAAGGGGTGCGCTTTTGCCAATACAGCGAGAAATGCGGTATTTGCGGCCAATTTAGCAAGGCATGGCATGACAGGGCCTGCGCCAATATTTGAAGGTGAAAAGGGGTTTACGAAACAGGTTTCAGGGCCTTTTGAACTTAAAGAGCTTGGCAACGGGAAAAGGAGGCCGTTCAAGATTCTGGACGCATATATAAAATTCTATCCTGCTGAGTATCACAGCCAGAGCGCCATAGAGGCAGCTATTGAATTACGGAAAGAAATTGCAGGGCAGGGCTTTAGCCCTGCGGATGACATACAATCTATTGAGATAAGAACCTTTGATGCTGCTTATGAAATCATAGGCTCTGGCCCGGAAAAATGGAATCCAAAAACACGGGAGACCGCAGACCACAGTCTTCCATATTGTGCGGCTGTTGCCTTGATTGATGGAGGTGTGGGTTTGAATCAGTTTTCGGAAAATCGCATAAAAGACTCAAAACTGCACAAACTGATTCAGAAGGTGAAGGTAATAAAAGACAAGGGACTGACCAATCAGTATCCTGAAGCAATGCCGAATCTTATCAAAATTACTATGAGAGACGGCAGACAATTTTCCAATAAAGTTAAATATCCCAAAGGTCATCCAAAAAAACCTATGACAGATGATGAGGTGGAAGAAAAGTTCAGGACATTGGCAAAAGGCAATATTTCAGGACAAAATATTGATCATTTGCTTGATGTTTTATGGAGAATAGAGGAAATAAAGAATATAAATAAACTCTTTTCAAAGAGGCTATGTTTGAGAAGCTAA
- the mltG gene encoding endolytic transglycosylase MltG, with amino-acid sequence MKIESIILIVSTAVFLFLIHIYTFLYTPPSMEGTVKTIVIPQGASFSVVARELEKEGIIKDAGKFYYLAKFKGTITKIKAGEYEYTTSLLPSEVLNRMVNGQVKEYAVTIPEGYNIKDIAMLLDNINIAEKSGFLEKAFDRVFAASLGIDGSDVEGYLFPDTYRFTRGMTSEEIIRKMAQRFDTVYAEIAHKKPSGLKMSKKQIITLASIIEKETGDGRERPLISAVFHNRIKKGMRLESDPTVIYGITGFNGNLTRKDLLTKTAYNTYKIYGLPPGPIANPGRTSLEAATNPSPDIYLYFVSKNDGSHYFSRNLKEHNMAVQFYQKGMREKNKKQKSENKTRNKKS; translated from the coding sequence ATGAAGATTGAATCAATAATCCTAATTGTATCAACAGCTGTTTTCCTTTTTCTAATCCACATATATACATTTCTTTACACACCCCCCTCTATGGAAGGAACTGTAAAAACCATCGTTATTCCACAGGGGGCAAGTTTCAGCGTCGTTGCCAGAGAACTGGAAAAAGAAGGGATTATAAAAGATGCCGGCAAATTCTACTACCTTGCAAAATTCAAAGGAACAATAACAAAGATAAAGGCAGGAGAATACGAATATACAACATCCCTCCTTCCATCAGAGGTGCTGAATAGAATGGTGAATGGGCAGGTAAAGGAATATGCCGTTACCATACCAGAGGGTTATAATATAAAAGATATTGCAATGCTTCTGGATAATATAAATATTGCGGAGAAATCGGGATTTTTGGAAAAGGCCTTTGACAGGGTATTTGCAGCATCTCTGGGCATAGACGGCAGTGATGTTGAAGGCTACCTGTTTCCGGACACATATAGATTTACAAGAGGAATGACATCTGAAGAGATTATAAGGAAGATGGCGCAGAGGTTTGATACGGTATATGCTGAAATAGCTCATAAGAAGCCCTCCGGCTTAAAGATGTCAAAAAAACAAATTATTACATTAGCATCCATTATAGAAAAAGAGACAGGCGACGGCAGAGAAAGACCCCTCATCTCCGCTGTTTTTCATAACAGGATTAAAAAAGGTATGAGGCTTGAGAGCGACCCAACTGTTATTTATGGGATAACGGGCTTTAACGGAAACCTTACAAGAAAAGACCTTTTAACCAAAACGGCTTATAACACCTATAAGATTTACGGGCTGCCCCCCGGACCCATTGCAAACCCAGGAAGGACAAGCCTTGAAGCAGCCACCAATCCGTCACCTGACATCTATCTATACTTTGTTTCAAAAAATGACGGCTCTCATTATTTCTCCAGAAATTTAAAAGAACATAATATGGCTGTGCAATTTTATCAAAAAGGGATGAGAGAAAAAAACAAAAAACAGAAATCAGAAAATAAAACCAGGAATAAAAAATCTTAG
- a CDS encoding zinc ribbon domain-containing protein has translation MPIYEYQCKSCGRRFEIMQRISDKPIKKCEYCSDGNVEKIMSQSSFALKGSGWHKTDYAVNKPCDTGIGKKDDKQSPCASCPSAT, from the coding sequence ATGCCAATATATGAGTATCAATGCAAATCCTGTGGCAGACGCTTTGAAATAATGCAAAGGATTTCTGATAAACCTATCAAAAAATGCGAATACTGCTCAGACGGAAACGTGGAAAAAATCATGTCGCAATCCTCATTTGCTCTCAAAGGCTCTGGCTGGCATAAAACCGATTATGCCGTAAATAAACCCTGTGATACCGGAATAGGCAAAAAAGATGATAAGCAGTCTCCGTGCGCAAGCTGCCCCTCTGCAACTTAA
- a CDS encoding c-type cytochrome, whose amino-acid sequence MFIQWGRRFFALFWLLISVILFSSYAYAEQGDKEAGKKIYEVRCLWCHGATGEGDGFAAQFTNVRPRDFTMGVFKFKRSLPGQIAADEDLFRTISNGLPGTPMPSWKLVLSDKEIWNVIEYIKSFTDIFESDKASGMVDYKGEIPYSADSVNKGREAFKKAKCYECHGENGRGNGMKKLRDDWDNREWPRNLAKPWTFRGGNDIKDIFTRVTVGIPGTQMPSFANEKGLTEKERWDVANYVRSLVDETKRPVSPQTVLRAKYIKAMLPNDVNAAEWNETPSAAFKLFPQLIENDKLRGFRPTNDSVTARVLFNEKEIAFLIEWDDRTKSVPGEPIVEKLGEGETFEDAIAIQLRVGPPTAVQQPYPGHGDKALGVEMWYWGIGNTSGGQTIKMIDANGFGTEKIRDAGRINIKGTGEYKAGIWKVILRRSLTTSNTHDDFQFERDVLIPVTFANWDGSNGEKASQHTLTNMHWLQLEP is encoded by the coding sequence ATGTTTATTCAATGGGGAAGACGTTTTTTTGCCTTATTTTGGCTGTTGATTAGTGTAATCCTTTTCTCGTCATATGCATATGCTGAGCAGGGTGATAAAGAAGCAGGAAAGAAAATTTACGAGGTAAGATGCTTGTGGTGTCATGGCGCAACAGGGGAAGGGGATGGTTTTGCTGCCCAATTCACGAATGTGAGGCCGAGGGATTTTACAATGGGTGTATTTAAATTTAAGCGGTCTCTTCCTGGTCAAATAGCAGCAGATGAGGATCTCTTTAGAACAATAAGTAATGGTCTTCCAGGTACGCCTATGCCTTCATGGAAGTTAGTATTATCAGATAAAGAGATATGGAATGTTATTGAGTATATAAAGTCGTTTACAGATATCTTTGAGTCAGATAAGGCATCCGGGATGGTAGATTATAAGGGTGAAATCCCTTATTCGGCGGATAGTGTTAATAAAGGCAGGGAGGCTTTTAAAAAGGCAAAGTGTTATGAGTGTCATGGTGAAAATGGGAGAGGGAATGGTATGAAGAAATTGAGAGATGACTGGGATAATAGGGAATGGCCCAGAAATCTGGCAAAGCCATGGACATTCAGGGGTGGGAATGATATAAAGGATATTTTTACCAGGGTGACAGTAGGTATCCCCGGGACACAAATGCCGTCCTTTGCGAATGAAAAGGGGTTGACAGAAAAGGAACGTTGGGATGTTGCCAATTATGTGAGGTCGCTTGTAGATGAGACAAAGAGGCCTGTATCACCACAGACTGTTTTGAGGGCAAAATATATAAAGGCAATGTTGCCTAATGATGTAAATGCAGCAGAATGGAATGAAACACCTTCAGCAGCATTTAAATTGTTTCCGCAGCTCATTGAAAATGATAAATTAAGGGGATTCAGACCAACGAATGATTCTGTGACTGCACGGGTGCTTTTCAATGAAAAGGAGATAGCATTTTTAATAGAGTGGGATGACAGGACAAAGAGTGTGCCAGGGGAGCCCATTGTAGAAAAACTAGGTGAAGGAGAGACTTTTGAAGATGCTATTGCCATTCAGTTAAGAGTGGGGCCTCCGACTGCTGTTCAGCAGCCGTATCCCGGACATGGTGATAAAGCACTGGGCGTAGAGATGTGGTATTGGGGTATTGGAAATACCTCTGGTGGTCAGACAATAAAGATGATAGATGCAAATGGGTTTGGAACAGAAAAGATAAGGGATGCAGGCAGGATAAATATAAAAGGAACAGGTGAATACAAGGCAGGTATATGGAAGGTGATTTTAAGGAGGAGCCTTACAACATCTAATACACATGATGATTTCCAATTTGAACGAGATGTGTTGATACCTGTAACATTTGCCAATTGGGATGGTTCAAATGGAGAAAAGGCATCTCAGCATACATTGACCAATATGCATTGGCTGCAATTGGAACCATAG
- a CDS encoding tetratricopeptide repeat protein — translation MKYIIMSIMVVMISFLSSLGLAETKEIIAEGTYNMGEGEMFSVAESKALLQAKRAIVEQAMPYVEEYLKVRNIKLTEDEKQIMSLGLINITLLEKKKTIGSDGTLFWVKVRSTVNAVNVEDIAISLKEKSVIDEYRKIIETYKKSQKAIDELKKQLTQIKEITERKPLQAKIKNEGILFKANELFEKGYYYRLNNDYDSAVKAYTSLISLAPNFADAYNSLGNVYIDKGQYDTAIENYNKAIVINPNFEEAYNNIGFAYSNKGLYDKEMEGYNKAIAINPNFAKAYYNRGTAYHYKGLADKAIEDYNKAISINPNFADIYNSRGSAYAMTGIKDRAILDFQKACDMGDENGCKGLQFLKK, via the coding sequence ATGAAATATATTATTATGTCAATCATGGTTGTTATGATTTCGTTTTTATCTTCATTGGGTTTGGCAGAAACCAAAGAGATTATTGCTGAAGGTACTTACAATATGGGTGAGGGAGAAATGTTCTCTGTTGCTGAAAGCAAGGCATTGCTTCAGGCAAAAAGGGCTATAGTTGAGCAGGCGATGCCTTATGTGGAGGAGTACTTAAAGGTCAGAAATATCAAATTGACAGAGGATGAGAAACAAATTATGTCTCTTGGACTTATAAATATTACTCTGTTAGAAAAGAAGAAAACTATTGGAAGCGACGGCACCCTCTTTTGGGTTAAGGTAAGGTCAACTGTGAATGCGGTTAATGTTGAAGATATTGCAATAAGTCTCAAAGAAAAATCAGTTATAGATGAGTATAGGAAGATAATAGAGACTTACAAAAAAAGTCAGAAGGCAATTGATGAATTAAAAAAACAATTAACACAGATAAAAGAGATAACGGAAAGAAAACCATTACAAGCAAAGATAAAAAATGAAGGGATATTATTTAAGGCAAACGAATTGTTTGAAAAAGGATACTATTATAGATTAAACAATGATTACGACAGTGCAGTAAAGGCATATACCTCTCTTATTTCGTTAGCCCCCAATTTTGCTGATGCCTACAATAGTCTTGGAAATGTATATATTGATAAAGGCCAGTATGATACCGCAATTGAGAATTATAATAAGGCAATTGTTATAAATCCTAATTTTGAAGAGGCATATAACAATATAGGATTTGCATACAGTAATAAGGGATTGTATGACAAAGAGATGGAAGGTTATAATAAGGCAATCGCTATAAACCCAAATTTTGCCAAGGCATACTATAACCGAGGGACTGCGTACCATTATAAAGGACTGGCTGATAAGGCGATTGAGGATTATAATAAGGCAATTAGTATAAACCCAAATTTTGCTGATATTTACAATAGTCGCGGAAGTGCATACGCTATGACAGGTATAAAGGATAGGGCTATTTTGGATTTTCAGAAAGCCTGTGATATGGGGGATGAAAATGGATGCAAAGGCTTGCAGTTTTTAAAGAAATAA
- a CDS encoding cytochrome c3 family protein yields MYDINILRQWQFYTSFTFILLVCLITNTSIFLIMRNDVLAEESAFRKEFIEKSETLQFEALVTIIKKDKDIIPGEIKSLIKDAMTKELGERLYLLDITERMASMYDYWHGGGKELLEEIQNLRRSEITKGEKINAELNKWSKEKKFIGNLVLKEHSDQMTASGLPPVVYPHWIHRTYFKCKVCHEGIFIKIQGANNISHSQMNEGKQCGVCHNDTIAFGANKQCAKCHIAGKPEVERLLDPRHVDHNKIKDVASRLGAEWNIENIPGKAIPLDRFGFIDWIKLRDMSVIKPVASLSKDFKEEIRETAILFEAVSPTTNNVLFDHKVHSWWHNCSTCHPKIFKAELGGNDERMIYNVEGRYCGECHSRVAFTFADCFKCHKVPKGNIPEGAMIRNRRPPEIKDEEVLSQ; encoded by the coding sequence ATGTATGATATAAATATTTTAAGACAATGGCAGTTTTATACATCATTTACATTTATATTATTGGTATGCCTTATTACAAACACATCTATTTTCCTTATTATGAGAAATGATGTTTTAGCGGAAGAAAGCGCCTTTCGTAAAGAATTTATAGAAAAAAGCGAGACATTACAGTTTGAGGCGCTGGTAACTATAATTAAAAAAGATAAGGATATTATCCCAGGGGAAATCAAGTCGCTTATCAAAGATGCAATGACAAAGGAGTTAGGAGAACGGCTATACCTTTTGGATATTACTGAGCGGATGGCGTCTATGTATGATTATTGGCATGGCGGAGGGAAAGAACTTCTTGAAGAGATACAGAATCTACGGCGGTCAGAGATAACAAAAGGGGAGAAGATAAATGCGGAACTTAATAAGTGGAGTAAGGAGAAGAAATTTATTGGCAATCTGGTATTGAAAGAGCATTCGGACCAGATGACGGCCAGTGGTCTCCCGCCTGTTGTTTATCCTCACTGGATACATCGGACATATTTCAAGTGTAAGGTCTGCCATGAGGGTATATTTATTAAAATACAAGGGGCGAACAATATATCCCATAGTCAAATGAATGAAGGGAAACAATGCGGGGTTTGTCATAATGACACAATTGCCTTTGGGGCAAATAAACAATGTGCGAAGTGTCATATAGCAGGTAAGCCTGAGGTTGAGAGATTGCTTGATCCCCGCCATGTAGATCATAATAAGATTAAGGATGTAGCCTCCCGTCTGGGCGCTGAATGGAATATTGAGAACATACCTGGAAAAGCTATTCCTTTAGATAGATTTGGTTTTATAGACTGGATTAAACTTAGAGACATGAGTGTTATTAAACCGGTCGCCTCTTTAAGTAAAGATTTTAAGGAAGAGATAAGAGAAACTGCCATTTTATTTGAGGCGGTAAGTCCGACTACGAATAATGTGTTATTTGATCATAAGGTTCATTCATGGTGGCATAATTGTTCCACATGTCATCCCAAAATATTTAAAGCGGAACTGGGCGGCAATGATGAGCGGATGATATACAATGTTGAAGGCAGGTATTGCGGTGAATGTCATAGCAGGGTGGCTTTTACATTTGCGGATTGTTTTAAATGTCATAAGGTTCCAAAGGGAAATATACCCGAGGGTGCAATGATTCGTAATAGAAGACCGCCTGAGATTAAAGACGAAGAGGTTTTATCTCAGTAA
- a CDS encoding cytochrome c3 family protein, whose amino-acid sequence MKNKVVFVLLMLIAGIIGVNIGYAEYGDIVIARKKEAMRKASVRPVLFPHWLHRIRFKCRVCHEDIFILRRGDNNINMDAIMNGQFCGKCHNGIIAWEPMFCERCHSWNGPIPPYAGPPPWEEAKPAAK is encoded by the coding sequence ATGAAAAACAAAGTTGTTTTTGTATTGTTGATGCTTATAGCTGGAATCATTGGTGTAAATATAGGCTATGCGGAATACGGCGACATTGTCATTGCAAGGAAAAAAGAGGCCATGCGCAAGGCTTCGGTTAGACCAGTCTTATTTCCCCATTGGCTTCACAGGATTAGATTTAAATGCAGGGTCTGCCATGAAGACATATTTATCTTGCGGAGAGGGGATAACAATATAAATATGGATGCCATAATGAATGGACAATTTTGCGGCAAATGCCACAATGGTATCATTGCATGGGAACCTATGTTTTGTGAACGTTGTCATTCATGGAATGGTCCTATTCCGCCTTATGCAGGACCTCCACCATGGGAAGAAGCTAAACCGGCGGCAAAATAA